A genomic region of Lysinibacillus sp. 2017 contains the following coding sequences:
- a CDS encoding acyl-phosphate glycerol 3-phosphate acyltransferase: protein MQQPTITPKLLRLLVVFPNVMSYILLIGVIIYIRSNLELLKATDNLTMWIVIAALLGPISIYTTFSIIKRIRAGVL, encoded by the coding sequence ATGCAACAACCAACAATAACACCAAAGCTTCTACGTTTGCTCGTCGTATTTCCTAATGTTATGAGTTATATTTTACTAATCGGAGTTATTATCTACATACGTAGCAATTTAGAATTATTAAAAGCAACGGATAACTTAACGATGTGGATTGTCATTGCCGCGTTATTAGGTCCAATTTCTATCTATACAACGTTTTCGATCATTAAACGAATACGAGCAGGAGTATTATAA